The sequence AAAATGAAAAATAACAAAAATTTTTGTACAAACTTGTTTTTTTTGTGAAGTGATTTGTAATTTGTCGATACTGTAAAAATAAGGAGTAAAATATGAAAAAACTTATGTTCGGCCTTCCGCTCGTTTTGGGAATGGCTTTCTTTACGGCTTGTGGTGATGATTCCGGCACGTCTGCTGGCACTTCTACTCCGGGCGGTGGTGATGGCTTGCCCGCAGCAGGATGTAACTTTGCTAAGACGGATAATGTATGGAAGTTCAAGTATTCTTCATGGGAATACGTTGAAGAATATACTTGGGTCGATGAAACGACTGTGGAATACAAAACCTATGCAAAAAATTACCACATGGACAAAGATGATAAGACGATGACGGGACAAAATAGAGACGAACTTTACGAAGAAGTTATGGCTCAATGCCAGAGATTGCAAGAAATGTAAAACGATATTTCTTTGAAAACCACCTAAAACAACAGGCTTTCGGTGAAAACCGAGAGCCTTTTTCTATGGAATTTCGAACGATTGCAAAAAAATAGGCTTCCGGGACATTCCGGAAGCCATTTTACTAAACACTTGATGAAACCAGCAAGCCGATTCCGTTTTACGGGAACCCCTCCCGCAAGCGGTTTGAGTTGGATTACCGATTTCACCTTTACATTGATTAATATACACTGTAACTCGTTGATAGTCAATAGGTTATTGAACTATTTTTGTAATAAGATTTTAACATTCGCGGCGCGATTTTGCGGAGCTTTTCGTTATTCGGAGGCTGTATCAGCGCAGTTTCGCGAACAAATCCTTCATCTTGTCATGATTCTTGATGCCGGGGGCGTCTTCGATGCCGCTCGAAACGTCAATGAGTTCGGGGTTAAACTTGCTCACGAGTTCAGAAACGTTTTCGGGATTGATGCCGCCGGCGAGCCACAGCGGAATGTCGCCGGCTTTTTCGCGGAGCAAGCTTTCGGGGATTTGCTTGCCTGTGCCGCCGGGGATACCTTCGACTTTGGCGTCCAGCAAAATGCGGGGTTCGCCGTTTTTGCGGATTGCTTCGACTTTTTCAAAATCTGATGCTTCGCCGACGCGGACTGCGCAGTAGTAGGGGAGGGCATTACTGGATGCTGCATCGATGGAATTGTGCGGGTCAACGCCGTGGAACTGCACTGCATCGAGCACGCCTTCGCGGGCAAGCTTAATGGCTATTTTGCCTTCTTCGGAATTCGGGTCGGTAATGACGCCAACGAGAAGCGGCCTGTGTGGATTCCCTCCCGCGCGGAGCTTGGTCGAGAATGACGTTACGAATTCTTCGGTGGTGAGTCTCTTGGTGGTGCTGAACACGAATCCGAGCATGTCGGCGCCGAGTTCAGTGGCGAGAAGACCGTCTTCTTCACGGGTGATGCCGCAGATTTTGACCATGGGATTGGATTTATGGATTGCTTCGTCGCTACTCTCCTCGCAATGACGTGCTAGGTTATCTAGCGCAGGAGCTTGCTCATGCATTAGATGACCGACGCAGTCATGGCTCGAAGAGCAATGACGTGCTAGGTTATTCAGCGCAGGAGCTTGCCGAAGGGCGGCAAATTTCTTCCAGAACTGCCCGCGAGCGTTTTCGCATCCGCTTTCAAAGGCGCTGACCACGTCTTTTGCGAGTGGCGGATTTTTGGCAACGGCTTCACCGACAAGGATTCCCGTGAATCCGAGATTGCGGGCGTATGTCGCATCGGCGGCACTCAGAATGCCCGATTCAAAAACGGCTTTGGCGGGGAGCTTGCTGCGTACGCTTGCGGGAATCAACGGATCCGTATGGAACGTGGCTAGGTCGCGGGAATTGACTCCTGCAACAATCGTCTTGGCTGCAGCGTCTCCGAGCGCATTTGTGACAACAGCGAGTTTGCGGAAATCGTCTGCTTCGCGGACTTCGACAAACGCCTGGATTCCGAATTTCTGTGCACGTTCGGCCATTTTCACGAGCTGTGCGTCGTCGAGGATGCGTGCGATGAGCAATACAGCATCGGCACCGCAGCGATAGGCGATATCAATTTCGTCTTCGAATAAAAGAAAATCTTTGCGGAGCACGGCACAAGCGTGCAAACCTTGCTTGGCGCGTTCTTCCATGGCGTCGGCGACTTCAATCAAGTCGCGGAGCGAACCTTTGAAAAAGTTCATTTCTGTTAGCACCGAAATCGCCTGAGCGTGAGCTTCTGCATATGTTGTTGCAAGTCCGACAGGATTCAAGTCTGGAGCGATGTCGCCTTTCGATGGCGAAGCCCTCTTGACCTCTAGGATGGCACCGGGTGTTCCCAAAAATTCCACATGCCCACGACGGCGTGTGGCTGGAATCTCAATGCCGAAATTTAGTCCAAGTCTTTCGATGTCTTCGCGGCGCTTCCGCACAATTTTTTGCAAAATATCTTCGCTCATAAGTCCTCTTCGCCCAACTTTAGAAAAATTATTTCTTTTCGTAAATTTGATCGAATATTCCACCGTCTGCAAAATGCACTTTTTGAGCTTTCTCCCAACCGCCAAAATAATCAATGGTAATCAATTTTATATTTTGATCGAATTCTTTATACTGGTTGAGAATAGACTTGTTTGTCGGTCTGTAATGGTTCTTTGCCGCAACGTGTTGACCTTCGTCTGAGTAAAGGTAATTTAAGTACTCCGTGGCGAGTTTGCGGGAACCGCGTTTGTTAACGACTTTATCTACAATAGCGACGGATGGCTCGGCTAAAATGCTTACGCTTGGTATGATGATTTCGTACTTGTTGGGGTATTCCCTGATTGCTAGGAATACTTCGTTCTCCCAAGAAAGCAACACATCGCCTAATTGGTCTTCGATAAATTTATTTGTAGAACCGCGTGCGCCTGAGGATAGGTCTAATACATTATGGTAGAGTTTTTGTACAAACTCTTTGACTTTGGATTCATCCCCATTATAAATTTTTTCGGCGTAAGCCCACGCGGCAAGATAGTTCCAACGTGCACCGCCTGAAGTTTTAGGGTTGGGGGTGATGATGCCGATGCTGTCTTTTACGAGGTCGTTCCAATCCTTGATTTTCTTGGGGTTGCCTTTGCGCACAAGAAATACGATGGTTGATGTATAGGGGGCGCTATTTTGGGGAAATTTTTGGATCCAGTTTTTGTCAATAAAGCCTGCGTTTCGAATGGTATTGACGTCATATTCAAGTGCTAGCGTGACCACATCGGCTTCAAGGCCGTTGATAACTTCTTGTGCTTGATTGCCGGAACCGCCATGAAATTGCGTGATTTTAACATCTTTGCCGGTCAGTTCTTTCCAATGCTTCATGAAAATATGATTGTAATTGGAATAGAACTCACGCGTCGGATCGTAAGACGCATTGACAAGCGTGTTGTTTTCGATCGCGGGCGCCTCCGAAGAGCAACCGAAAAAGCACGAGCCGGTGAGGAAAAGAGCTGTCGCGAAAGACGCCTTGAAAAAATGCAGATTCATAGTGAAATTCCTTCTTGTTGAGAATGATAGTAATATTTTTTCGATTCCACACAAACCATTCATTGTCGGAGTCTGTCATTCTCGGAGCGAAGCGAAGGAATTCTTTTTTTTCGTATTCCCATTTACAAGCTTGCAGCCGCCGGATTTATACATTATGCAATCATCTTGAATTTGCGTTTTTGCTCCAGTTCAAAACAATAACTGCTGCAAGAATCAGAAATATGCCAATTCCGGACATTAAAGTCAAAGCTTCGGAAAAACACGTGATGCCGACGATGGTGGCGACCATGGGCTCGATGGTGGCGAGAATCCCTGCTTTGCTAGCTTCTACAGTGCGGAGACCGAGTGTGTAGAAAAGGAATGGGATTACGGCTGTTACTAAAGCTGTCAAAATGCAGAAGAATATTAATCCAGTTAAATTATTTGTACTTGAAAATTTAGACAACATATCTGTTGGTTGGCAAATCAATAGAGAACCAATTGCAGCAAGTGAAAATGTGTAAGTTGTGACGGTGTATGGCGAGTGTCTACGCAATGCTACTGTGCCCAAGATGCTGTACAGCCCGTAACCAATGCCAGAGCCAAGGCCAATCAGCAATCCTTTTAGCGTTATGCCTTCGCCCGAAATTCCTGAAACCAGCACGCAGCCTGCGAATGCAAGCGCTAGCGCGATAATTTTTTTGCAGTTCATTTTTTCGCGGAAGAACATTGCTGACATCAGTACAATCCAAATGGGCGAGGTGTATAGGAGTATCGCTGCGGTTGATAGCGGCATGATGGTAATGGCCGTAAAGTAGCAGATTGTAAAGAATAGAATGCTTCCGAATCCAAGACCTAGAAAAAGCGGAATGTCACGTGTTGAAATTTTAAAACCTGAGCGGCTTTTGAAAAGCTGAATTGCGCTAAATGTCAATGCGGCGAGTGTGATTCGAATCGAAACAATTTGAATAGGAGTGAAACCGTATTCGCTGAGCTTTCTCACGAAAATGCCCATGCTTCCCCAAAAACAGGCGGCAATAGTAATTAGAATGGGTCCAATGTTTTTGATGTTGTTCATGATTTCTAGGGGCTTAATTTAATAAAAAAGCTGGTATCGCGTAAGGGATAACCAGCTAAGATGATGTGTTGTTTGTGTGATTTGATAGAATTTCTTTTACACGTATTTCGAAAGAGTTTTTACATCCTTTCCGCTCCAAGTATAAAGGGCGAGCATCGGTTCTTGTTCTGTTTGCATGGAATGAATGTGGTCTGAGGGATGCAATATAAATTCACCTGGACCATTGATTTTAGAAAGCCCGTCTAATGTCCAAATGGCATGCCCTGATAGAACTACATACAGTTCTGTGGCGGGGTGCAAGTGGGAGGGGTAAAAAGTATTTTTCCCAAGGAGCGTGAAGCCGAAGCAAAAGTGCTCATCGTGATATGGAGCTTCTGGCCCGAGAATTTCACCCCAACCTATTTGATTTCCTAAATCAGGCATGTCGGGGCGCGGCTCGTAATTGTATTTCCATGGCAAGTAGGGGAGCGCTGGTTCCAAAGCGTTTAGCAGTTCCTTTGTCTCGGGGCTACCATGCTTGACGGCTTCTTTGATCCAACGGATTAAAGGCGAATTGCTTTTCTCGAATTTACCGCTGAGTTCGGGAATGTCGCGGACTGCAAATTTGGCGGCTTCTAGACCTATTTTATCGTCTATTTTGGCGCGCTTGAAAAGAAACTTTTGAGATTCTTCAATTAAATTGTAAATGACATCTTTCATGAATACCTTATTTTAAACTGGACTTTAGAACTGCGACTGTATGGCCAATGATTTCGCCTTGCTTAAAAGCTTCGTATGCTTCGGAGGCTGTAAGTTTTGAGGGTTCGAGACTCTTCTCGATTTCAAACGCTCGGCATCCAGATTCATGGATTGGTACAGAAGCAAATGCTTTTTGCAAATCTTTGGCGCGATAAAAGTGGAATGGCCCAAGCCCAGCTTCTTCTTGTGTGGCGTACCCTGAAATGACATCCTTGGGCTCGGCTTGTACTTTCCATGAATATGTGAAAATTTGGGAAGAGAGCCCTGCAAGTTCACCAAGCTTGATAAATGCGCTTAAAGGAACGCGGCCACCGAGCGTTGAATAGACAGCTCCGTTATTTGCAAGATATTCTCGGGCTTGCTTGAGCGCAAGGTAGTGCAAATCGAGCATCTGTTCATGCACAAATTGCGGAATAGGCTCTTCTCTTTTTTCGAGGTAATGGCCGCTATTGCGTTTGTCTTCAATCTTTGTATTGCTTGCAAGCGGGACATTGGGCAGGTTTTCATAAATAACATCGTATTTCCGCTTGCCGTGTTGAATCGGCTGCAAAAGATCTCCGTTACCGAATTCAAATTCAATGGATTTAAAGTCTTTTATGTTATTCCTAACGTTTTGTGCGGCTGTTGCGACAACGCTTTTTTGCAAATCCGTGAAGCCGACTCGCTTTGCGCCCAAAAGCTCGATTCCTGTCAAAACGTCAATTCCGGAACCTGTGCCGATGGAGGCAAAGGCTTCGATATCTTTGCCTAAGCTTTCGCGGATGAGCTTGAATGCGGGGGCTGCAATATAGGCGACCCAATCGCTTTTGATGTCTTCGACTTTCGGCAAATAAGCGTGATCAGCAACATCAATGGATAGAAATTCTTTGATGCGCTTGGGCGCGCTATCTAGGGCTAGGTATTTTTTTACATCAACAATGATACTCAATTATTTACCGCCTTTTACGCTTGCGTTAATAGCTTGTTCGAAGTCTGCAATGATGTCGCGAGGATCTTCGATACCGACGGATACGCGGATCATATCATCAGGGATTCCTGCGGCGAGCCTATCTTTAGGAGAAAGCTGCGAATGCGTGCTAGTTGCTGGATGCAAAACGCTTGTACGGGCGTCACCCACATGCACCACGAGGGCTGCGACTTTCAATGCTTTGACGAAAGAGCGAATGGCTGCTCGGCCACCTTTGAGACCGAATGTGAGCACGCCGCTACCGCCTTGATAATCGAAGTATTTGCGGATGCGCTTGGAATTTGGGTTAGATTTGAGTCCTGGATAGCTGACCCAATTGACCGCAGGATTCTTGGAGAGAAATTCTGCTAAAGCCAATGCGTTATTGCTGTGCTGCGGCATGCGCAAGTGGAGCGTTTCGAGACCGAGATTTAAAAGGAATGCGTTGAACGGACTTAAAGCGGCGCCGAAATCACGCAAATATTGAGCGCGGGCCTTTGCGATAAATGCGGCGCGACCAAATTTTTTAGTATAGGAAGTGTTTGCGTATTGAGCATCGGGTTCTACGAGGTCTGGGAATTTCCCGTTTTCCCAGTTGTAATTGCCGCCGTCAATTACGACACCGCCGAGTGCAATTGCGTGACCATCGATATACTTTGTTGCGGAATGAATGACTATGTTTGCGCCATGCTGTAAAGGCTTTACGAGGAATGGTGTGGCGAGCGTGTTGTCCACTAAAAAGGGAACGTCAAATTCTTTGGCGAGCTTCGAAAATTTTTCGAAATCCAGAATGCCCAAGGCGGGGTTGCCAATCGTTTCGCCGAAAAGAACTTTGGTGTTCGGGCGGAATGCCTTGCGGAGTTCTGCAATGGGATCTTCGGGATTGATGAATGTGGTCTCGATGCCGAGTTTTGCAAGTCGAACGCTAAGCAGTGTGTAACTACCGCCATAAATGTGCTTGCTTGCAACAATGTGGTCGCCAGCTTTTACGAGATTCGAAATGGCCAACAGCACTGCGGATTGCCCTGATGCTGTGGCTACAGCGCCTACGCCACCTTCGAGCTCCGTAATTTTACTTTCGAATGCAGCTACGGTTGGATTTCCGGTGCGAGTATATTTGTTGCCGGATTGCTTTAATGCAAAAAGTCTTTCGACTTCGTCAACGTCTTCGTACTTGTATGTGGTTGATTGGAAAATTGGGAGGACGCGGGGTTCGCCAATTTTGGGCTTCCAGCCGGCTTGTAGACACTTTGTTGCAAAATTCCAATTATTTGAATCAGCGATGTTTGCTGTATTGATATCTTTTTTCGAATTTAGTTTGGACATTCAAAAGCCTCCATGTGGCTATATTTTTTTTGAAAATATAGAACGCAGTTATAGCTTTGTCCAATACTAAATTAATATCGTGTATTATAGATTTAATTTATTAGTAGTTTTTTGAAACGTTGTTTTAAATATAAAATTTGAAACGTTGCGTTTGCATCGGTTTGGGTAAACGCTAAATTGATTGCTCGAATGCGGCGAGGAATGCGCGGCCCTGTTCCCATTCACGCAAGTCTGTTGCAGAATTGATGTGCCCGAGCTTGCCGGCGTTGAATAACTTTACACCCCAAGCGGATGCGAAAAATTCTGCACGTTCCATGGAAACGAACGGATCGTTTTCGCTCGCGACAACGCAAGCGGGAATTGGCAATTTTTCTAATGGCATTGGCGCAAACGACTTGATGACTTCGATGTTGTCGACGTCGCTTGGCGAAACGAGAAAAGCACCCTTGAGATTCAACGGAATTTTACCTTGATTTTGAGTAAGGTAAATGACTGTAGTTGCAACGCCTAAACTGTGTGCAATGATAATTGTATCTTTGTCAAGTTTTTGAATGGTATCGCCTAGCGCTTGAACCCATTCATCTCTTTGCGGATAATCCCAATCGCGTTGCTTTACTCGGCTGGTGTTTTGCAGACTCTTTTCCCAAAAAGTTTGCCAATGCTTTTCGTCAGAATTATTCAAACCCGGAACAATCAAGTAATGCATAAAATCTCCGTGTGTTTCCTATTTGAAAGATAGGAAGTTTATGCGAGTTCGTCATTGCGATGTCCTTTAAGGGCCGAAGCAATCTCCATATCTCATGTCATTCCGGGCATTGCCCATACCCCAAAGGCATGTAGTGCCGACTCCATACCCTGCGTTCACTTCCTACTTCCTACTGCCTACTGCCTACTGTTTACTAATCACTAACCACTAAATAATATAATACCACTCGTCACTTTGCGTGAATTCGGTGGTCTTGTGCTTTTTGCTGTCGGTAGTGGTGTAGTCGAGTTCTAAATTCTTGATGCTTACGCGAGTGTTGGCGTCAATGGAGCGCGTAATGAAAGCGTTGCCACCGATAACTGCATTTTCGCCGACAACAGTATCGCCGCCGAGAATGGATGCTCCAGCGTAAATGGTGACGTTGTCCTGAATTGTCGGGTGGCGTTTTTTGCCGGAAAGTCTTTGGCCGCCTCTTGTCGAGAGCGCGCCTAGCGTTACGCCCTGATAAATCTTTACGTTTTTACCGATGATTGCAGTTTCGCCAATCACGATGCCGGTACCGTGATCGATAAAGAAATACTTGCCGATGGTTGCGCCCGGGTGGATGTCGATGCCCGTTTTGGAATGGGCGTATTCGGTCATGAGTCGTGGGAGAACTGGTACGTGCAAAAGGTAGAGCTCATGGGCTATGCGGTAGATGGTTGTTGCCATGAGGCCGGGGTAGGCGAGGATGATTTCGTCAAGGCAGCCGGCAGCAGGGTCGCCGTCGTAGGCGGCGTGTAAATCGGTTTCCAAAAATTCACGGACTTGCGGAATCTTGGAGAAAAATTCCTTACAAATTCTATAGCTTTCGATTTTGCGTTCGTCAGAAGCCATAGTGCCACGAAGTTTACAGTAATCCAAGGCGATGGCCACCTGTTTGTGGAGGTGGTAGAAGGTATCTTCGATAAGAACCGCGAAACTGTTTTTCGGGTTGTAAATCTTATGCGAACGATCCCTGAAGTGCCCTGGATAAACGACTCGGATCAAATTCTGCAAAATCGTCTGGATTTCGGCCTGGTCGGGTCGATTGTAGATGTCGATGTTATCGATATGCTTGCCGCGATTGTAATCATCGAAAATAGTTTGTACGGCTTTTGCAACTTCAGATTCTTGGATAAGTTCGTGCATAGATTGATGCGAAGTAAAAATGAAAAGTGGTTAGTGGTTGGTGGTTAGTGGTTAGGAAAACATTCCTGTTTACTAACCACTGCTTACTAACCACTATTTATCACGCGAATGTCTTCAACGCTCTTACGAGTGCATCGATGTCGTCGGGCGAGTTGTACAATGCGAGAGTGGGTCGCACGGTACTTTCGTATCCGAAATGGCGTAAGACAGGTTGTGCGCAGTGATGCCCGGTGCGGACGGCGATGCCGTAAGCGTCGAGTCTCTTGCCCACTTCTTCGTCGGAGTATCCGTCGAGCTTGAAGGCTAGCGCAGATGCCTTGTTGAGTGCGGTTCCTACAAGGTGGATTCCCTTGACGGTCTTCAGTTCCTTGAGGCCATACTGCAACAATTCATGTTCCCATCTGAATACGCAGGGCATTCCGATTTCGGAGAGGTACTTGAGGGCTTCGCCAAGGCCAACAGCGTCGGCGATGCTTCCGGTACCGGCTTCAAACTTGTTCGGAATTCCGTTGTAGATGGTGCGTTCGAAGGTCACGTCGGCAATCATGTTGCCACCGCCATGGTAGGGGCGGGCTGCTTCCAGCAATTCCTTCTTGCCGTAAACGACACCGATACCTGTCGGAGCGAACACCTTGTGTCCTGAGAACACGAAGAAGTCTGCATCGAGGGCGGAAACATTTACCGGAATGTGCGCAATAGACTGTGCACCGTCAATGAGGATTCTCACGCCGTGTCTATGAGCGATGGCGATCAATTCTTCAATCGGGGTGACTGTACCGAGAACGTTCGAAACGTGTGTGACGGAAACGAACTTGGTTCTCTTTGTAAAGAGAGCTTCGTAGTCGTGGAGCTTGAGCTGACCCGTAGAATCGCACGGAATCACCTTGATCACGGCACCCGTTTCTTCGGCAATGAGCTGCCAAGGAACGATGTTGGCGTGGTGTTCCAAAATGGAGACGATGATTTCATCGCCCGGCTGGAGTGTCGGCTTTACGTAGGCGTTTGCAACCAAGTTAATGGCTTCGGTGGTACCGCGGACGAAAACGATTTCTTGTGCAGACGGAGCGCCGATAAAGTCACGGACAATGCCGCGGGCGTTCTCGTAAGCATCCGTCGAAGCGGCGGCAAGCGTGTGCGCACCACGGTGGACGTTCGAGTTTTCATTTTCGTAGTAGTACTTGAGGCGGTCAATGACCTGCTGCGGTCTCTGCGTCGTAGCACCGTTATCGAGCCAAACCAGCGGATGACCGTTGATCTGCTTCGAAAGAATCGGGAAGTCGGCACGGATCTGGGCAAGCGTCTTGGAACCGATGCGGATCGATTCGTTTCTGGAATTTGCGCCAGAATTTGCAGAGTTGCCCTTAGCAGAATCGCCACCGAGCGAAGTCGGAGCGTCCACCTTGCGGTCTTGCTGAGCGGCCTGAGTCTTGGAAACGACTTTCGGAGAGTATCCGTTAGCCGGGGCTTGCGTTACAGAAATATCGCCCTGCTGCGGCAAAAACTGCGCTTCAGGTGCTGCAGGGGCTTCAACGGTGTTGAGCCAAGTGTCTGTAGCGTTTCCGCCGTAGGTAAACGGTGCCGAGGTCACTGGCTGATCGCCGTAAGTCGCAAACGGATGTTCCCAGTCAAAGGCTGGAGATTGGTTGATGGCAGCGGCACCCTGAGCGGCACTTACGCCCTGTGCAGCAGAAGCATTCTGTGCTTCGGGTGCTGCTGTGGGGGCGGCATAAGCGCTATCTGTCAAATCAGGGAAATATGCGTTAGCCAATTGCTCCAGTTCAGCCGCATTGGGAACTCCGGCGAGTTCTTCCAGCGATCTGGTTTCTGGATTATTCGTAATCATAGTATTCGCCAACCTCTACGTCTTCAAGGACTGCGATTGCGTCGTCGGAAAGGATTGCTGCAGAGCAGTAGAGAGAAAGGAGGTAAGAAGCGACACCCTTGTTGTCGATACCGCGGAAACGCACAGAAAGGCCGCGAGAGTGTTCGTTCTTGAGACCAGCCTGGAAGAGACCGATCACGCCGCGTTTGGCTTCGCCAGTACGGATGAGCAAGATGTTGGTCTTGCCACCCTTGGACTTCGGTTCCTTCACACCGTCAACGAGGAGCTTGTTGGTCGGGATGAGAGGAATGCCGCGCCAGGTGAGGAACTTGCCACCGGCGATATCTACGACGACAGGCGGCACGCCACGGCGGGTGCATTCGCGTTCGAATGCTGCGATAGCACGCGGGTGAGCGAGGAAGAAGGACGGTTCCTTCCAAACCTTCGTGATGAGTTCGTCGAGATCGTCCGGTGTGGGGCGGCCATCGGCGCGGATTGGCTGGATGCGCTGGGAGTCAGTAATGTTCTTCAAGAGACCGTAGTCATCGTTGTTGATGAGCTGGCTTTCCTGACGTTCGCGGAGAGATTCGATAGCGAGACCGAGCTGTTCCTGAACCTGATCATACGGGGAACTGTAAACGTCTTCGATGGCGGTGTTGACGTTGATGATCGTGGAAATGGAGTTGAGCTTGTATTCACGCGGTTCGGTTTCGTATTCGACGTAGCCTTCCGGGATGATATCAGACTTCTTGGTGGCGCTGCAGAGAACGTCGAGCGGTGTCTGGCCTTCGACTACCTTGTTCACGCGGAAAAGACCGGTTTCCAGGCCCTTGAATTCAAGGAACTTGGTGAGCCACTTCGGAGTGAGAGACGCAAATTGCGGCTTGGTCTTGGTGACGTTAGCAAGGTTATAGGCAGCCTTTGCGCCAAGCGCGTTGATGCCGACATTCTTTTCTGTTTCATTTGCCATTGTGAGTACCTCTCTTGTTTTGTGGCAATTGGATGGATTGTAATAAGATTAACTACTTTCCTAGTAGGGAAATGTAATAAATTGGGGCTTTTTCATTCTTACGTTGTTATTACGTTTTACATTCTTTGTTTTAGAGCCATGCACCTTCGTGAGTAAACATGATGTCTTTCATGGCGTCAATGCCACCTTTCAGGTTGTAAAGCGGACCCGTGTAACCCGCTTCGCGCAAGGTGTTGATGGCGAGCTCGCTACGCTTGCCTTGCTTGCAGACAAAGACGGTGTCCTTGTTCGGGTCGAGTTCCTTGATTCTACGGACAAGTTGTCCGATCGGGATGACTATGGCGTTCGGGAAGCGGAGAATCGCGCGTTCATGCGGTTCACGCACGTCGATGATTGTCATCGGATCGCCATTGTCAATTTTCTTGGCGAGTTCTTCTGGAGAGAATCCTTCCACCGGAACTTCATCCTTTGTCTTCAATCCGCAAAGGTCTTCGTAGTCGATTTCTTCGACGTCGGTAATCGTCGGGTTATTTCCGCAAATCGGGCAGTTGCAATTTCTTTCGACTTTGAGGATTCTTGAAGACAAATTCAAACTGTCGATGTGCAATAGCTTTCCGTTC is a genomic window of Fibrobacter succinogenes containing:
- a CDS encoding family 2A encapsulin nanocompartment shell protein, with the translated sequence MANETEKNVGINALGAKAAYNLANVTKTKPQFASLTPKWLTKFLEFKGLETGLFRVNKVVEGQTPLDVLCSATKKSDIIPEGYVEYETEPREYKLNSISTIINVNTAIEDVYSSPYDQVQEQLGLAIESLRERQESQLINNDDYGLLKNITDSQRIQPIRADGRPTPDDLDELITKVWKEPSFFLAHPRAIAAFERECTRRGVPPVVVDIAGGKFLTWRGIPLIPTNKLLVDGVKEPKSKGGKTNILLIRTGEAKRGVIGLFQAGLKNEHSRGLSVRFRGIDNKGVASYLLSLYCSAAILSDDAIAVLEDVEVGEYYDYE
- a CDS encoding SufS family cysteine desulfurase, with the protein product MITNNPETRSLEELAGVPNAAELEQLANAYFPDLTDSAYAAPTAAPEAQNASAAQGVSAAQGAAAINQSPAFDWEHPFATYGDQPVTSAPFTYGGNATDTWLNTVEAPAAPEAQFLPQQGDISVTQAPANGYSPKVVSKTQAAQQDRKVDAPTSLGGDSAKGNSANSGANSRNESIRIGSKTLAQIRADFPILSKQINGHPLVWLDNGATTQRPQQVIDRLKYYYENENSNVHRGAHTLAAASTDAYENARGIVRDFIGAPSAQEIVFVRGTTEAINLVANAYVKPTLQPGDEIIVSILEHHANIVPWQLIAEETGAVIKVIPCDSTGQLKLHDYEALFTKRTKFVSVTHVSNVLGTVTPIEELIAIAHRHGVRILIDGAQSIAHIPVNVSALDADFFVFSGHKVFAPTGIGVVYGKKELLEAARPYHGGGNMIADVTFERTIYNGIPNKFEAGTGSIADAVGLGEALKYLSEIGMPCVFRWEHELLQYGLKELKTVKGIHLVGTALNKASALAFKLDGYSDEEVGKRLDAYGIAVRTGHHCAQPVLRHFGYESTVRPTLALYNSPDDIDALVRALKTFA